A single window of Gossypium hirsutum isolate 1008001.06 chromosome A10, Gossypium_hirsutum_v2.1, whole genome shotgun sequence DNA harbors:
- the LOC107895530 gene encoding uncharacterized protein, translating to MRFYVFEDRQKSNADMKMRDIEYFFGDFIFLKRVRPVVYQLKLPPELDRIHDVFHISMLRRYRFDPSHVVPVEEIEVRPELMFEEEPVQILDQDIKVLIRKSNSLVKVL from the exons ATGCGGTTCTATGTTTTCGAGGACAg acagaaatctAATGCAGATATGAAAATGAGGGATATCGAGTACTTTTTCGGTGATTTCATATTCCTTAAG CGTGTGAGACCAGTTGTTTATCAGTTaaagctacctccagagttagaccgtatccatgatgtgtttcacatctCAATGTTGAGGCGGTACCGATTTGATCCATCGCACGTTGTCcctgttgaggagatcgaggttagaccaGAGTTGATgtttgaggaggagccagttcagattttggatcaagaTATTAAAGTTCTGATAAGGAAGTCCAACTCATTGGTAAAGGTTCTGTGA